From a single Streptomyces sp. NBC_01264 genomic region:
- a CDS encoding Ms4533A family Cys-rich leader peptide, which translates to MSHFHTTTASAAIELALLGVTAHSVADILCR; encoded by the coding sequence ATGTCGCACTTCCACACCACCACCGCGAGCGCCGCCATTGAGCTGGCGCTGCTTGGTGTGACCGCGCACAGCGTGGCTGACATCCTCTGTCGCTGA